The Eriocheir sinensis breed Jianghai 21 chromosome 33, ASM2467909v1, whole genome shotgun sequence DNA window accaggggAGTCGGCCACTCTCAGGCCACTGGGAGGCTCACACTCGgcaatgctgctgctgctagtCTGAGAAGCAAGGAGGAATGGATTCAAGTATGTGTCTTGACAGACTTCATTTCAGATACAAGTGAAAATATAACTGAAGACAGTTTCACAACTATAAAGCAGAATCCACAGTTCTTTACCTATCCTTTCAACATCAGAGGCAGCCTACCTGGGACGGGGCATTGTTGATGTAGTAAGTGGGCAGGGAGGGAGCTTTGTACATCTGGTGGACTTCCTTGTCGAGCAGTTTGTCCATGATGCGAGCAAGGCGGTCCTGGTCATCCTTGTAGTGGGTCAACAATGTCAAAGCCAACTCACCTCTCTGTTGGATGCAACAAGACATGGGTAGAAACATATCTGAAAGTTCTAAGTTCCCTGACTGCATACACACACATTGGAAATATAATGAGGATGATTTTAGGAATGTATGATAAAAAGACTGAGAAATGGTATCAGGAAGAGAAAACCACTGATATGGATCAACAGAGTGGATGAATATTGGGTTAGAAAGCTGGCAGGCACGAAATTGAATCTGTGAAGAAAGAGAGCTAGAAAAGGGAAGATTAGAGACTCTCCAGAGGAAGTTCATTGTGTGGCCTCTACTGACCTGTCTCCTGGTGGCCTCACAAAGCAGCGGGTGGTCAGCCTCACACACATTGGCCTTCATGCCGATGGCTGCCACCGCTGCATCAAAGCCGAGAGCCTCATCCTGGGGCTGGCGGTAGCTCTGCCCCCCCACCGCACTCTTAGCTGTTCCTGGGACAGGGTGTGCTTTGTATAGTCATGATAGGAAGTGATGGTACAGTTTAGAAAAAGCTTTGCTCAGGAAGTAGCTTATGGCAACCTTTCCCATTCAATTGATGCATAGAATTATTCAATTTGAGTGTGGCATTTTTTTGCAAATTATCTTAACATATGCACTAAATATTTTCTAAAAGACAAAAATGAATGTCATGTGGAAGACAATAATCACTTATTTGCAACGGTTTTACAATGGTCAAAATAATTTCATGGATAAACACTGATAACTTTATAAATTAAAGGGGCAAGGGGAAGGTCCAAAATGTCATGTAGTCTATAAATTAGTCTGTAACTAATATCTGATTTAGAAAAGATGCTTGCTACACACTGCTAACAATtacaaagaaaatagaagattGGAGAAAAACGAacccacccccaaaaaaagataaaatagaatatAATGAACAAATAGTCCATCAAGAAGAGGTCCTCACCTGCAATAACAAGAGCATCAAAGAGGAATGAGGCCAGCATGAGGGGAAGGAGTGCCTCCCCTCGACTCTTGAGGGCCCCCAGGCGCATCTTCTCCGCCTTATCTCTGATGACAGCCAGCTCCATGGGGCCCAGGGGCAGCCGCTTCAGCAGAGCCACCAGGTCACTCTCCTGGTTGGCTAACTTGACCTCCAGGGGCTGAGGAAAATAGGATACAAGGGTGTTTTGAGAATCTAAAAACAAGAGTGAAGTCAAATATCCAACATTACACTCCTGCACATGCTTAGCCTAGAAAGGGATCAGCTTTATGAGAATATCTTATTGAGGGACATTTTTGTGATTTGATGAGAGGACCACAAGTCTATGTGCGTACCTTTGTAGAGGCTGGAGGGCGGGCCATCTCCAGGCCAAACATAGCCACCTGGAAGGCCAGGTGAGTGTGTTCTGGGTTCTCTGCCagcacggtgcagaggaaggcaCATTTACCCAGGGTGGCTGAGGCAAGGCAGGTCAGGTGGTGGGAGGCTGGGTTCACCTTCTTGCGCTTGCCCTTGCTAGGGGGCGGCGGCAGGTCCACCATCAAGTTGGGAGGGTTGGCCAGCAGCTCGTGGGACAGCTGCACAGCCAGCCCAGATGCCTCCTGGAGGTGGCCATGGGCATGCAGCCCCTCTGCTCGGGCAAACAGGATCTCCAGTGGGTCTTCCAGCTTCTTCAGGTTGCCAAAGATCTCAGCCCCCCGGCAGCTGGACCCTTCAGGCCCTGCCCCGCCTCCCTCAACCTGGCTGGCGTTGTACAGATACACGTCATACTCATCAGGGCCGTGGACGTCCCTGCCCCTCTGGCCTCGGCTGCCGCCCCGACTCCTCTGGGGCCGCGCCGGCTCAGCCACACCAGACCAATCAGACTCCACGCCACCATCATCAGGGGAGGATTTGTCCCTGTCCTCTCTGCTTCGACCCAGCGTGGCAGCCAGGCCCGGCACTGGCactgacctctcctcccgagagcTCTGCCGTGACACCTGGCCTGAGTCCGCCTCGGGGGAGCGTTCTGGGGGAGAGTCACTGTCCCTTCCAGCATCGTGGTCACAGAACCCTTCACTGCTGACGCTGCTACTGCGGTGGCCACTGTGCCTCGCTCCAGCCAGGGGTGCCCCGGCTACCTGCCCCTCAGGGTCCCCTGGGTGGCCGGGGCTAATCAGCACCCGGCGTTCAGAGGGCCGCTTTGGTCCAGCGTGGGAGGTGGGGTTGCGGGGGTGTGGGGCAGAGATGGGGGCTGCCTGGGACTCATGTCGAGAGTCGTGGCGGAAACACATGACAGGGCAGTAGTAGCGGGAGGCAGTGCGGGAGTAGGTGACGCCTGGCAGGGGGTAGTCGCTCCAGTCCAGCTGACACGCCTCCAGGGACGGCTTGAACCCAGGGAACACGTCCCCGTCCGTCACAcgcttgctgctgctgccaccaccGCTGCTGCTGCTTGCTTCTGTGGATCAGACAGATAAACATGACCACTTAATGAAATCTGAACATTATGTATGCTAACAGATAAGTCTGCACACACAGTACCAGCCAGCAGCACCCAAGTTGATGTTTGCAGCCACTCACCTTTGCTTTTGGCCACCTTCTCCAACACCTTGAGGTGCCATGTCTTGAATTGCACGATGAGTTGCTCCCGTTCCTGAGGGGACAGTGCCGGGTTGAGTGCTGCCAGCCGCCACAGAACCACGATCTCGTCGCACAGGGAGGAGCAGGCGTATTGGCTGCCGTGGCTGTTGGAGTTCATGTTGTTTTTGCCGCCGTGGCCAGAGCTGCCCATGTGCAGggccaccttggtgttgacccACCACACCAGGATCTGCAAGCACCAACACTTAGTGTGAAAAAGCTGCTGCTGTTAACAACTAAACAAATAGCTACATAAGAAAAGTCAATGTAGCTATTATCATCTTCAGCCATTATTAATCCACTGCCTTTCCAgcattctccatctctctccatctgaCCTTACTGTACTCCATCTTGCTTTGGAAAATGCTCTAATtctatctctccacctggtcacCCAACAAGCCCTTGCAGTTGTGCACTCAATAAATTCATATAGTATTATACACCCTcggtaatgagactttctatctaATAAAAAAAGACCCTTCCTTTGTTGATCTTTACTCTAAGTGGCTGCCTATCTTGTGTTTGAGGCTCCAGTACACCTCACCTTCTCCGTGGCCAGGCACTCTTCCGTGATGATCTCCAGCAGGGGGATGGAGTTGCGGTCATTCCTTTTGAACATTTCCCGCACGATGGAGAGGAGGTTCCACATGCCCTCGGGTTCCCTCCCCCTCAGTGGGCGCAGCAGAGAGGCCCACTCGGCGGCCACTGGGGGTGCGGTCGAGCTCAGGTAATTGACATcactgaagggaaagaaagggccaCAGGTGATAATGGTTCTTGGAGGTCAAACAGCATGCCCCTTATCAGTCATTATGTTTACTCggattaaaaaaagtaaaaagagaaatcaaACAGTTCAAGTAAAAGAGAAAATTTGGGTAGTTTCCAGAGAACAATATTAGAGGTCATTAAACCCCTTAACCCCGCGTGACATCATATGTTGATATTACCTAAAAAGTCCCTTACCCCAGGTGACGACATATGTCGTCCTACCAATTTTTGAAAAAATGCGCCAATATTTGACTTATAGAACATTCTGAGTGGAAAATTCCATCATCCTGCGCACTCCCGCCCACTTCCCGCCACCCCCTCCTTACTGCCTGTCATCCCCGTTTTGCGCGTGGCACCAAAACACACACAGGTTTGTACCGCTAACccagcactcactcactcaggcaTACGCAGTTTCCCGTGCTGTGCACCATGTTGCGTTCTAGTTCGTCCTCGCACTCAGACAATGTGTAAACAGCTTGATGTAggtataaaacacacaaaagacgtAAACAATGCAATGCAACACGTAAACAttggcaaacaaacagacaggggaaggaaatgtacgtatttttttaattttgtcgCGAAAATTACAATACCTGAAGACGATGGGTGACGGGACACAGAACTTGACCAGAATCTTGTGGATGTTCTCGTGCAGGTTGCTCTCATCCAGCCACCAGGCCATCTGCTCATTGGCTGACCCGCCGGCTGTGGGGTCCGGGGCTCCCGACACCTGAGGGGTATGGGAGACCAGTTTAAGGTTGTCTATATAAGCATCCATCccgtcttcatttatttatttatttatttatttattttttaatttacagtaaaggagatggctaaaaaaaaaaaaaaaaaaaaaaaaaaaaaaaaaaggcccgcaatTTACTGCCCACATTTTTCTTTTTAGTGGACAaaaatttttttctcttcccaacaTAAAGGGTATATAATGTTTTTAATTAGTTTACCCTGGATACAAATTAATTCTTGTGTGATGGATTAATTGATTCTTGTAGAATTTTTGCCTTGAGAGTCAATCTGTAAGTAACATTGTGTATATTTTTGTGACCATTAAAATATTTCCTAATTCTGTACCTGTCATAAACTAATTCTATATGGTCATAAATGATCAATATTGCAGCCTTTAATAACATACTGATCACAAAGTTGGAGCATATAAAGCAACATCCTAAGTAGTAATTGTATGTCTTGGGGGGATATTTAAGGACTAAGACTATAGAGTTTATGAAACATTGGCTAGTTTTCACCAATGGTCTGCCAACAGTAATTAAAACCTTAGCCTTGAgggaaaaatgcataaaaatttAACAGTATACCGAGTCAGGTGTCATCTACTCACCGTGTTGATGTCAGATGTTTGACTAGAGAGGATTTCATCGATGAGGCGTTGAGCAGTGGGCAAGATCTGCTGCGGCAACTCACTGATGAGATACTGGGCGAACTTCTGAAGCTGGTCCCTCTGCAGGCGTGACAGCGACTCACTGACAGGGGCCCGCAGCTTGACCTGACTTggctgaaggggaagagaaagggtgagtGAAAACCTGAGTCTGCATTGAGACTTTGAATGAAACGGTAAGGATGAGCTGCTCTACCTGAACCCAGAGAAAGGCAAAGTGGGTTACTCTTGCTAAGCCTAAAGAAAAGAGAGCCTAAACATAGGAATAAGGTAACTTCAGTAACCCCAAACAAAGGAGGAATAAGCTATGTCTGTGAGCTTTAACAAAGGAGGAATAAGCTACATCTGTGAACCCTAACAAAGGAGTAGTGGGCTGCCTTACCTGGTGTATCCTGTGCAGGCAGACGGCCACCACATGGGAGCACCAGGAGGCGTTGGCAGAGCAGGTGCAGTTGCAGGTGGTGATGCGCCCTCGGTCAAAGGTGACAGCCACATTGAACTGGCCCTTGGTGCCCGAGGACGACACGACCACGGTGGCACTCAGGTGGAACCCTGGAAGGAAAGGGCCATTAACTCGGgtatagggtgagtgagtattggagcaaAAGAGTtgaaagtagcaggattgagtgtgctgagagggagagatggagacacctGATgcagccaccccctggagggaagttacTGTGAGGGAACAGGGAAtcagagatatagataaatatcCACCGATTTATACCCATGATACCATTTAGTACTCATATCAAGAAAAGAACTACTTTGGATAGATGAGTTGAGGTATAAAAATAAGCTTGTATTTTCCTTAGCCGTCTCgcacaccgtaagtttccaataagtttctgttccactcaccatgcatttctcaggcccgaccagccTTTTTTTTGCATCCGTGATACtttacattcccggacgtattttaccctcacagatatatcgtagcCCAATAAATTTgatatcaatggcttcataaagacttgtactagaacatgcacaaataaaaatagaggaaaataaacaatacaaactcgtttcaagtctccgtatagagtattgtagacaataaatcctagcTCAAAATtctgtgggccaactttttttagCTGAATTTATGTTTCGAAGCgtaatttagtgaggattcttatggtatcctcaaaatcctcgtACGCCTATTACATGTAGTTCCCGAgatacaccaagaaaactgtatttttttcctctaccgTCAGAGTATGTTAACAACTAAAAATCACTCcacgctcctcatctacgctccttagaaaggttgtcatatgttaccattaagaaacttattccaacaaatgacgctcctaaatttgacgcactttcactgaaaacttaatttttaatcaatttttttaaaacttttatgaTGTGTTTCGCTTCATcttgcgccaggaccttttacccatGATGTGAAACGTGTCATCGTGCACGAGACGGTTAATATAAGCACTAGACCAATTCCCTCTTTTCCACGTAAGTATAAAGAGAAATACTTATATGTATCTAGAGTAAAAGCAGCAATGGCAGTGGTAGTAAATCAGTGTATCTCACAGTTGACCAAGGAATCTATTTCAACTTCTACATAAAAAGATATTAAAAACAACTTATGCCAATGGAAACAAGAGTAACAGCAGCAGAACCTCACCAATCTGCAGAGGGTCATGAACACTCTTGTGCTTGTAGTGGTTCTCTCCACGCAGGAACTCATCAGCATTGCCGTTGGCCAGGCAGCTGTAGAGGCGGATGTCTTCCTCATTCTCAGGGAAGCTCCAGAAGGCGATGAGGAGCTGCAGCTGCTCAGGGACAGGCGGCATCATCTGCTCCACCACCTCAAAGGGGATGTGCGCCGCCACCGTGCGTGCACACATCTCCGTGAGGGTGTGCACACCCCCATCTGGCCAAACAGTGGAGGTGTGATAAGCTGCCCCATATCATACTACTGGTGCCTTGCTACAAGGAACCCTGAATCTTATCTACACAGAACATGAATGGAGTTGGAATTAGATTTGAATACATGTGAAAACCAGCTATCTGTCATTATATACATAAGAGGTAATAGCTCATACTTTCAATTTCTTGCCTAGACTGACACTATTCCAAAGTAGGAAAACCATAAACATTGGACAGCTTGGAATTAGAATATCTGTTCTTATATGGCAAAGAGCTTAATTTCATATACAACactggatgaagaagaagacatgAATAAGTTGGACAAGAAAGCAAATCAAAATCTTGTCAAGAAAATCAGcttcccataaaaaaaaaaaagactattcaTAAATGACACAATCTAAATCCAGAAGTGATTCAAGTGAGAAGTATTTACAAATTTAAGGATAAGTTGGATAGTATATGGGGAATTAGAGGCAGGACAATACTAACATGACTCAAATCCTGTAAACTAtgcctaatcacacacacacacacacacacacacacacgtgcagtcAGCAGCCTCAGCCTCACCTTGGTCTCTGGTTCGGCCATAGAGGAGGGAGGCAATCTTTTCTGAGCGCTTCCACCCCCTCCAGTTGTTACAGAGGGACTCCGGCTCACTGATCCAGCTACATAGTGAGTCCTCTTCAAAGCGCTCAGAGTCCTCAAAAGAAAACCGATCCCCTTCCTCCCAATCAAACATTTGTTGGGCTGTAAGGAAGCAGTGTGAAGGAAGCCAGGGcttggaggaggtggcggaggaggaggaggaggaggataaagagaaggaagaagaggagaaggaagaggaggaagaggatgcaaaagataaagaggaggagtgagaggatgaggaaaggcaGGAGGAAGTGGGTGGGGATGGGGCgttagataaagaggaggaagacgaggaggagctacaagagagaggagagaaagatgaggacaaggacaaggaggaggagtaggatgggaGCACTGGGTTGGCTGCCACACTGCACCAACACTTCAGGCGAGGACTTTGCTCTGTGGACTCAGTGGGTCGGGGACTGTCTGGATCTCCTCCTGCCAGAGAGCGTCTTGGTCCTGCAGGCGGCTGATGACACAAAGGTTTGGCACTCTAGTCATATTTTCGAGTTTCTGACCGAGAGAATACAGCACCACACATCATTCTTTGCCGGGCCCTTTCTCCTTTATAAGCCCCTTATGTCATTTTAGTGACAGCGTTTTTCGTAACACTGTCAGATGTGCCTCGAATGACCACTTTCCGCATGTCATTATCAGAGCCAGGAGAAGGGAGCGAGCATTTCCGAGCTTTGTCGACAGATGATCAGCAACTGCGGCTAGTACTTCTTGGCACGGCACTCAGACTGGGTCATCATAGTCCAGGTTTCAGGGTCACATTTTTCATTCCCTGGACAgagtaaagacagacagacacctttCAACACTCATTCCTTGGTGGGGGGAAACAGAGCATCACTTTATTTACTTGTCAAATTCATCAGCAAAGAATTCTAGCGTTAAAAAGTAGATTATGACCTAGAAAGTTCTCCTTCAATAAATAATCACTAAATTAATAGAGAAAAACTGGTTTATaaaatttagaagaaaaaaagatgtaataTTCAAAGAAACAAATTAAATATACACGAAACAGATTCCTTAAATCCAAAAGTAAATTCTCCCAGACATTTCACTACATTTAGTTAGCCTTAGATATTGTACTTCTGTAATGCCCTTGACAAAGCATTAGTGCTCTTGAAAAACTGTATATGTGGTGTGTGCTATTACAAGAATACATTCTTCAGAGACTCCGTTCCTAAGTCAGCAAAGCATCATAAGCAAACATGGTTAAAAATAATTAGCATTTTGATGTTTTGCCAAATAATGTTACTGAAGCACCTCAACTCAAACAGCACCCCATGAATTTGGTAGTGC harbors:
- the LOC127006733 gene encoding zinc finger SWIM domain-containing protein 8 homolog isoform X3, producing MFDWEEGDRFSFEDSERFEEDSLCSWISEPESLCNNWRGWKRSEKIASLLYGRTRDQDGGVHTLTEMCARTVAAHIPFEVVEQMMPPVPEQLQLLIAFWSFPENEEDIRLYSCLANGNADEFLRGENHYKHKSVHDPLQIGFHLSATVVVSSSGTKGQFNVAVTFDRGRITTCNCTCSANASWCSHVVAVCLHRIHQPSQVKLRAPVSESLSRLQRDQLQKFAQYLISELPQQILPTAQRLIDEILSSQTSDINTVSGAPDPTAGGSANEQMAWWLDESNLHENIHKILVKFCVPSPIVFSDVNYLSSTAPPVAAEWASLLRPLRGREPEGMWNLLSIVREMFKRNDRNSIPLLEIITEECLATEKILVWWVNTKVALHMGSSGHGGKNNMNSNSHGSQYACSSLCDEIVVLWRLAALNPALSPQEREQLIVQFKTWHLKVLEKVAKSKEASSSSGGGSSSKRVTDGDVFPGFKPSLEACQLDWSDYPLPGVTYSRTASRYYCPVMCFRHDSRHESQAAPISAPHPRNPTSHAGPKRPSERRVLISPGHPGDPEGQVAGAPLAGARHSGHRSSSVSSEGFCDHDAGRDSDSPPERSPEADSGQVSRQSSREERSVPVPGLAATLGRSREDRDKSSPDDGGVESDWSGVAEPARPQRSRGGSRGQRGRDVHGPDEYDVYLYNASQVEGGGAGPEGSSCRGAEIFGNLKKLEDPLEILFARAEGLHAHGHLQEASGLAVQLSHELLANPPNLMVDLPPPPSKGKRKKVNPASHHLTCLASATLGKCAFLCTVLAENPEHTHLAFQVAMFGLEMARPPASTKPLEVKLANQESDLVALLKRLPLGPMELAVIRDKAEKMRLGALKSRGEALLPLMLASFLFDALVIAGTAKSAVGGQSYRQPQDEALGFDAAVAAIGMKANVCEADHPLLCEATRRQRGELALTLLTHYKDDQDRLARIMDKLLDKEVHQMYKAPSLPTYYINNAPSQTSSSSIAECEPPSGLRVADSPGGGAVTGGAVVNVTPLAALQGVHLGAPVGHPSQAGTGGHQQSAQQSAPRPHPAVASGPEVEASMARLNLSPPQPLGGARSKDGPPPRFLEGEEGESPSWEEDYKAWEEKCVVGKQRKKRAPACALETTSSGVEAWIKSTGPGSDSGSSANSSDSIGSFSSGDKIAGLERHLKFGAHGDPGYGAGRCFGPAIANKPVESPPLGFPLVRPVPQPTPESTTTQPRPQPTYGKGVRFKGKRAYPTVPNQPSEASAYFMFELAKTVLNRAGGNSSTSLFTQASSSQNHRGPHRPLHMCAFQIGLYALGLHNCVSPNWLSRTYSSHVSWITSQAVEIGSSAVSFLIDTWEGHLTPQEAASISDRASRGRDALTIREAAKLALSCLPHSHALNPNEIQRAIIQCKEQSDAMLEKACLAVEGAAKGGGVYPEVLFSVARRWYEIYEARTRHQARHQARAGGSQHVAVEPPFVDAAGAAHDLPLPLIPPLNPPTPPTQQQQQQQQQQQQQQQQQQQQQQQQQQPQPAVAPLEQQAQPALHPPVSVGVNGNGSAGALVGMTGYPVAATAPSVPYGLPGIPYPLGYNYISGLTTSVSCINPQMPMQMYIQPPGVSFSGTQGVSQPLLPPPPLQYYPPVSIPSTLPQNGLAGSGGLAGPVPGGINAGNGNQPPPPLNVGPPPLSQQPALLPGNTPPAQGFFSLPYSGAVGSGGVSTAPFMTGPQAGALLSWVRAQGPHLVQHSPHQAQLPPRPTSQPQQQVSGLVGGQQVTNTGSMHYLLSSYRVGMLALETLARRVHDDRPQAKYARNPPYGEDVKWLLGVAKKLGQQYLHQFCMCAVNSVVSPFVLQELAVEAAQYLARHSPALFHQQLRSPILQPLVQKCQQMFLQCTHLKMYYITPTDYDDFISIILAARSAYQMTPGGMVQFNELLQALRRSKSCKKELWTRITNALQQTTPV
- the LOC127006733 gene encoding zinc finger SWIM domain-containing protein 8 homolog isoform X2; its protein translation is MFDWEEGDRFSFEDSERFEEDSLCSWISEPESLCNNWRGWKRSEKIASLLYGRTRDQDGGVHTLTEMCARTVAAHIPFEVVEQMMPPVPEQLQLLIAFWSFPENEEDIRLYSCLANGNADEFLRGENHYKHKSVHDPLQIGFHLSATVVVSSSGTKGQFNVAVTFDRGRITTCNCTCSANASWCSHVVAVCLHRIHQPSQVKLRAPVSESLSRLQRDQLQKFAQYLISELPQQILPTAQRLIDEILSSQTSDINTVSGAPDPTAGGSANEQMAWWLDESNLHENIHKILVKFCVPSPIVFSDVNYLSSTAPPVAAEWASLLRPLRGREPEGMWNLLSIVREMFKRNDRNSIPLLEIITEECLATEKILVWWVNTKVALHMGSSGHGGKNNMNSNSHGSQYACSSLCDEIVVLWRLAALNPALSPQEREQLIVQFKTWHLKVLEKVAKSKEASSSSGGGSSSKRVTDGDVFPGFKPSLEACQLDWSDYPLPGVTYSRTASRYYCPVMCFRHDSRHESQAAPISAPHPRNPTSHAGPKRPSERRVLISPGHPGDPEGQVAGAPLAGARHSGHRSSSVSSEGFCDHDAGRDSDSPPERSPEADSGQVSRQSSREERSVPVPGLAATLGRSREDRDKSSPDDGGVESDWSGVAEPARPQRSRGGSRGQRGRDVHGPDEYDVYLYNASQVEGGGAGPEGSSCRGAEIFGNLKKLEDPLEILFARAEGLHAHGHLQEASGLAVQLSHELLANPPNLMVDLPPPPSKGKRKKVNPASHHLTCLASATLGKCAFLCTVLAENPEHTHLAFQVAMFGLEMARPPASTKPLEVKLANQESDLVALLKRLPLGPMELAVIRDKAEKMRLGALKSRGEALLPLMLASFLFDALVIAAKSAVGGQSYRQPQDEALGFDAAVAAIGMKANVCEADHPLLCEATRRQRGELALTLLTHYKDDQDRLARIMDKLLDKEVHQMYKAPSLPTYYINNAPSQTSSSSIAECEPPSGLRVADSPGGGAVTGGAVVNVTPLAALQGVHLGAPVGHPSQAGTGGHQQSAQQSAPRPHPAVASGPEVEASMARLNLSPPQPLGGARSKDGPPPRFLEGEEGESPSWEEDYKAWEEKCVVGKQRKKRAPACALETTSSGVEAWIKSTGPGSDSGSSANSSDSIGSFSSGDKIAGLERHLKFGAHGDPGYGAGRCFGPAIANKPVESPPLGFPLVRPVPQPTPESTTTQPRPQPTYGKGVRFKGKRAYPTVPNQPSEASAYFMFELAKTVLNRAGGNSSTSLFTQASSSQNHRGPHRPLHMCAFQIGLYALGLHNCVSPNWLSRTYSSHVSWITSQAVEIGSSAVSFLIDTWEGHLTPQEAASISDRASRGRDALTIREAAKLALSCLPHSHALNPNEIQRAIIQCKEQSDAMLEKACLAVEGAAKGGGVYPEVLFSVARRWYEIYEARTRHQARHQARAGGSQHVAVEPPFVDAAGAAHDLPLPLIPPLNPPTPPTQQQQQQQQQQQQQQQQQQQQQQQQQQPQPAVAPLEQQAQPALHPPVSVGVNGNGSAGALVGMTGYPVAATAPSVPYGLPGIPYPLGYNYISGLTTSVSCINPQMPMQVRMSTASLQMYIQPPGVSFSGTQGVSQPLLPPPPLQYYPPVSIPSTLPQNGLAGSGGLAGPVPGGINAGNGNQPPPPLNVGPPPLSQQPALLPGNTPPAQGFFSLPYSGAVGSGGVSTAPFMTGPQAGALLSWVRAQGPHLVQHSPHQAQLPPRPTSQPQQQVSGLVGGQQVTNTGSMHYLLSSYRVGMLALETLARRVHDDRPQAKYARNPPYGEDVKWLLGVAKKLGQQYLHQFCMCAVNSVVSPFVLQELAVEAAQYLARHSPALFHQQLRSPILQPLVQKCQQMFLQCTHLKMYYITPTDYDDFISIILAARSAYQMTPGGMVQFNELLQALRRSKSCKKELWTRITNALQQTTPV